In Kineococcus sp. NBC_00420, a single genomic region encodes these proteins:
- a CDS encoding IS701 family transposase — translation MVVDLAMAELDRLHERIAGRFARTEPRARVRAYVTGLAAGLERKNGWTLAEQAGEVSPDGMQRLLRRAEWNVDGVRDDVRDYVVEHLGSPEGVLIVDETGFLKKGTRSAGVQRQYSGTAGRIENSQVGTFLAYASPRGHALIDRELYLPQSWTDDRQRCRAAGIPDEAEFATKPQQAMMMLQRAFDAGVSFAWVTGDEAYGQVAHLRAWLEERDAAHVLSCKSNDTLITTDAHQGRAAQMIAELPARAWRDYSAGPGAHGERIYDWARVPLRIAWRSGRGHWLLARRSIATGELAYYVCYGPRETTLADLARVAGSRWHIEECFQQAKGEAGLDHYQVRDYRAWYAHITLSMLTLAWLAATRSSVHDAGAHREAKGAPVPANTA, via the coding sequence ATGGTGGTGGACCTCGCGATGGCAGAGCTGGACCGGCTGCATGAGCGGATCGCGGGGCGGTTCGCGCGGACCGAACCGCGGGCTCGGGTGCGCGCCTACGTGACCGGGCTAGCGGCGGGGCTGGAACGCAAGAACGGCTGGACCTTGGCCGAGCAGGCCGGGGAGGTCTCCCCGGATGGGATGCAGCGACTGCTGCGGCGCGCGGAGTGGAACGTCGACGGGGTGCGTGACGACGTTCGTGACTATGTCGTCGAGCACCTCGGTTCCCCTGAAGGGGTGCTCATCGTGGACGAGACCGGCTTCCTCAAGAAGGGAACCCGCTCGGCCGGGGTGCAGCGGCAGTACTCCGGCACGGCCGGGCGGATCGAGAACTCCCAGGTGGGCACCTTCCTCGCCTACGCCTCCCCGCGAGGACATGCGTTGATCGACCGCGAGCTCTACCTGCCGCAGTCGTGGACCGATGATCGTCAACGGTGCCGAGCCGCCGGCATACCCGATGAGGCGGAGTTCGCCACCAAACCGCAGCAGGCGATGATGATGCTGCAGCGTGCCTTCGATGCCGGTGTTTCCTTCGCCTGGGTCACCGGCGATGAAGCCTACGGTCAGGTCGCTCATCTGCGGGCGTGGCTGGAAGAACGCGACGCCGCACACGTTTTGTCCTGCAAGAGCAACGACACTCTCATCACCACTGATGCTCACCAGGGCCGGGCCGCGCAGATGATCGCGGAGTTGCCGGCGCGGGCGTGGCGGGATTACTCCGCTGGTCCGGGGGCCCACGGGGAACGGATCTACGACTGGGCGCGGGTCCCGCTCCGCATCGCCTGGCGGTCTGGTCGCGGGCACTGGCTGCTGGCCCGGCGCTCCATCGCGACCGGGGAACTGGCCTACTACGTCTGCTACGGACCGCGGGAAACCACTCTGGCGGATCTGGCCCGTGTCGCCGGTTCCCGCTGGCACATCGAGGAATGCTTCCAGCAGGCGAAAGGTGAAGCGGGATTGGACCACTACCAGGTCCGTGACTACCGGGCTTGGTATGCCCACATCACTCTCTCGATGCTCACCCTGGCCTGGTTGGCCGCTACCCGTTCCAGTGTTCATGATGCTGGTGCTCACCGGGAGGCAAAGGGGGCGCCGGTTCCAGCGAACACGGCATGA
- a CDS encoding MFS transporter, whose amino-acid sequence MSNAARVVEVVLPRRLGTGFRWLIASSWASNLGDGLALAAGPLLVASLTDDAFPVALAALAAWLPPLLFGLSAGVLSDRVDRRLIVLTVDGVRALVLVALAAVVATGHASIPLVLGALFLLATAEVFADNTASTLLPMLVARDDLAVANARIQTGFVTVNQLAGPPLGALLFTMAHATPFAAQAGLCALAAVFVARMRLPAREAERASTTPWHDVAEGIRWTAHHPAVRVLVATIFIFNVTFGAAWSVLVLYARERIGLGEIGFGLVTTVGAAGGIVGVLAYGWITRHVSLGNLMRIGLVVETFTHLGLALARTPWVALPVFFVFGAHAFVWGSTSITVRQRAVPHGLQGRVGAVNTVGTFGGLAIGSGFGAVLSQHVGVTAPFWFAFAGSAVFVVLIWRPLRHVAHGD is encoded by the coding sequence GTGAGCAACGCCGCCCGCGTGGTCGAGGTCGTCCTCCCCCGCCGGCTCGGGACGGGTTTCCGCTGGCTCATCGCCTCCAGCTGGGCCAGCAACCTGGGCGACGGACTGGCGCTGGCCGCCGGGCCGTTGCTGGTCGCCTCCCTCACCGACGACGCGTTCCCGGTGGCGTTGGCCGCGCTCGCGGCGTGGCTGCCGCCGCTGCTGTTCGGGTTGAGCGCCGGGGTGCTCTCCGACCGGGTCGATCGGCGGCTCATCGTCCTCACCGTCGACGGTGTGCGGGCCCTCGTCCTCGTCGCGCTGGCCGCGGTCGTCGCGACCGGGCACGCGAGCATCCCGCTCGTCCTCGGCGCATTGTTCCTGCTCGCGACCGCCGAAGTCTTCGCGGACAACACGGCGAGCACGCTGCTGCCGATGCTCGTCGCCCGCGACGACCTGGCGGTCGCGAACGCCCGCATCCAGACGGGTTTCGTCACGGTGAACCAGCTCGCCGGTCCACCGCTGGGCGCCCTGCTCTTCACGATGGCCCACGCGACCCCGTTCGCGGCCCAGGCCGGGCTCTGCGCCCTCGCCGCGGTGTTCGTCGCCCGGATGCGCCTCCCCGCGCGGGAGGCGGAACGCGCGAGCACCACGCCCTGGCACGACGTCGCGGAGGGGATCCGCTGGACCGCCCACCACCCGGCCGTGCGGGTCCTCGTCGCGACGATCTTCATCTTCAACGTCACCTTCGGTGCCGCCTGGTCGGTCCTCGTCCTCTACGCGCGGGAGCGGATCGGGCTGGGCGAGATCGGTTTCGGCCTCGTGACCACCGTCGGAGCGGCCGGCGGCATCGTCGGCGTCCTGGCCTACGGCTGGATCACCCGCCACGTCTCCCTGGGCAACCTGATGCGGATCGGGTTGGTGGTCGAGACCTTCACCCACCTCGGCCTCGCGCTGGCCCGGACCCCGTGGGTGGCGCTCCCCGTGTTCTTCGTCTTCGGCGCGCACGCGTTCGTCTGGGGCTCGACGTCGATCACCGTGCGCCAGCGCGCCGTCCCGCACGGGTTGCAGGGCCGCGTCGGCGCCGTCAACACCGTCGGCACGTTCGGCGGCCTCGCCATCGGGAGCGGGTTCGGAGCCGTTCTCTCGCAGCACGTCGGCGTGACCGCGCCGTTCTGGTTCGCCTTCGCCGGGTCGGCGGTCTTCGTCGTCCTGATCTGGCGGCCGCTGCGCCACGTGGCCCACGGCGACTGA
- a CDS encoding cystathionine gamma-synthase encodes MTDAQLPGFSTRAIHAGQEADPSTGAVVTPIYQVSTYKQDGVGALRTGLGAGYEYSRSGNPTRASLETQLAALEQGAAGFAFASGLAAEDGILRALLKPGDHVVIPNDAYGGTYRLVKRVVEPWGVEHTPVDLADLDAVRAAVQPGRTRLVWLETPTNPLLTVGDIAAIAEITHAAGALLVVDNTFATPYLQTPLTLGADLVISSTTKYAGGHSDVVGGAVVVRDGEDGRGNSLAERIGFHQNSLGAVPGPFDSWLVQRGLKTLAVRMERHCDNAERVVEFLQSHPRVTKILYPGLPEHRNHDVAARQMKRFGGMISFRLASVEDALKVCGATELFTLGESLGGVESLVEHPGRMTHASVAGSLLEVPDDLVRLSVGIEDADDLVADLAQALG; translated from the coding sequence GTGACTGATGCGCAGCTGCCAGGCTTCTCCACCCGAGCCATCCACGCCGGCCAGGAGGCCGATCCCTCGACCGGGGCCGTGGTGACGCCGATCTACCAGGTCTCCACCTACAAGCAGGACGGCGTCGGCGCGCTGCGGACCGGGCTCGGCGCCGGCTACGAGTACTCGCGCTCCGGCAACCCGACCCGCGCCTCGCTGGAGACCCAGCTCGCCGCCCTCGAGCAGGGTGCCGCCGGGTTCGCCTTCGCCTCCGGTCTCGCCGCCGAGGACGGGATCCTGCGGGCCCTGCTCAAGCCCGGCGACCACGTCGTCATCCCCAACGACGCCTACGGCGGCACCTACCGGCTGGTGAAGCGGGTCGTCGAACCGTGGGGCGTGGAGCACACCCCGGTCGACCTGGCCGACCTGGACGCCGTGCGCGCCGCCGTCCAGCCCGGCCGGACCCGCCTGGTGTGGCTGGAGACGCCGACCAACCCGCTGCTCACGGTCGGCGACATCGCGGCCATCGCCGAGATCACCCACGCCGCGGGGGCCCTGCTCGTCGTGGACAACACCTTCGCGACGCCCTACCTGCAGACGCCGCTGACCCTCGGCGCCGACCTCGTCATCAGCTCCACCACCAAGTACGCCGGCGGGCACTCCGACGTCGTCGGCGGGGCCGTCGTCGTGCGCGACGGCGAGGACGGGCGGGGGAACTCCCTCGCCGAGCGCATCGGCTTCCACCAGAACTCCCTGGGCGCGGTGCCCGGTCCCTTCGACTCCTGGCTCGTCCAGCGCGGGCTGAAGACCCTCGCCGTCCGGATGGAACGCCACTGCGACAACGCCGAACGCGTCGTCGAGTTCCTGCAGTCCCACCCGCGGGTCACGAAGATCCTGTACCCGGGCCTGCCCGAGCACCGCAACCACGACGTCGCCGCCCGGCAGATGAAGCGATTCGGCGGGATGATCAGCTTCCGCCTGGCCTCGGTCGAGGACGCCCTGAAGGTCTGCGGGGCGACCGAGCTGTTCACCCTGGGGGAGTCCCTCGGCGGGGTCGAGTCCCTCGTCGAGCACCCCGGCCGGATGACCCACGCCTCGGTGGCGGGTTCGCTGCTCGAGGTGCCCGACGACCTCGTGCGGCTGTCCGTCGGGATCGAGGACGCCGACGACCTCGTCGCCGACCTCGCGCAGGCGCTGGGCTGA
- the msrA gene encoding peptide-methionine (S)-S-oxide reductase MsrA produces MVTADEALKGSETRRFEVPTTHTVLGTPLEGPWPEGTEVISFAMGCYWGAERIFWQVPGVVTTAVGFQGGFTKNPTYDESTTGRTGHAETVLVAYDPTRVSPEVLLKTFWENHDPTQGFRQGNDRGTEYRSAIYTTTDEQWDAAQKTRETFQRELSEHKHGQITTEIRKASDAGPFWYAEDYHQQYLDKVPNGYCNHGPNGLTCQIGLVSTGD; encoded by the coding sequence ATGGTGACCGCGGACGAGGCCCTCAAGGGCTCGGAGACGCGACGCTTCGAGGTCCCGACGACCCACACGGTCCTCGGTACCCCGCTCGAAGGCCCGTGGCCCGAGGGCACCGAGGTGATCTCGTTCGCCATGGGCTGCTACTGGGGTGCGGAGCGCATCTTCTGGCAGGTCCCGGGCGTCGTGACGACGGCGGTGGGCTTCCAGGGTGGCTTCACGAAGAACCCGACCTACGACGAGTCGACGACCGGGCGCACCGGCCACGCCGAGACGGTCCTGGTCGCCTACGACCCCACCCGGGTCAGCCCCGAGGTCCTGCTGAAGACGTTCTGGGAGAACCACGACCCGACCCAGGGCTTCCGCCAGGGCAACGACCGCGGCACGGAGTACCGGTCCGCGATCTACACGACCACCGACGAGCAGTGGGACGCCGCGCAGAAGACGCGCGAGACGTTCCAGCGCGAGCTCAGCGAGCACAAGCACGGCCAGATCACGACGGAGATCCGCAAGGCCTCCGACGCGGGCCCGTTCTGGTACGCCGAGGACTACCACCAGCAGTACCTGGACAAGGTCCCCAACGGCTACTGCAACCACGGCCCGAACGGTCTGACCTGCCAGATCGGTCTGGTCTCGACGGGCGACTGA
- a CDS encoding response regulator transcription factor: MTILRIAAVDDHPALLTGLQLELARLDAALQFVATAPTVPDLLFQLQGAPGPDVVLLDLRLGDASRPADNVRSLLEAGSRVLVYTEGRAHAEALEALQAGAQGVLLKDRPVATVAEALRSIADGDTLQSAETAAALQVDETLTSHLSPQERRVLELYAGGMPARSVALRLGVTLETAKSYLKRIRAKYAALDRPAYTRMELYRRAVEDGVLAPLASPAPGLRDLRD; encoded by the coding sequence GTGACCATCTTGCGCATCGCGGCGGTCGACGACCACCCCGCGCTCCTCACCGGTCTCCAGCTCGAGCTGGCCCGGTTGGACGCGGCCCTGCAGTTCGTCGCCACCGCACCGACCGTCCCCGACCTGCTGTTCCAGCTGCAGGGGGCCCCCGGGCCGGACGTCGTCCTGCTCGACCTCAGGTTGGGCGACGCCTCGCGCCCGGCGGACAACGTCCGCTCCCTCCTCGAGGCCGGCAGCCGCGTCCTCGTCTACACCGAGGGGCGCGCGCACGCCGAGGCGCTGGAGGCGTTGCAGGCCGGCGCCCAGGGTGTTCTGCTCAAGGACCGCCCGGTCGCGACGGTCGCCGAGGCGCTGCGGTCCATCGCGGACGGCGACACCCTGCAGTCCGCCGAGACCGCGGCCGCGCTGCAGGTCGACGAGACGCTCACGTCGCACCTGTCCCCGCAGGAGCGACGCGTCCTGGAGCTGTACGCGGGGGGCATGCCCGCCCGGTCGGTGGCCCTGCGCCTCGGCGTCACGCTCGAGACGGCCAAGAGCTACCTGAAGCGGATCCGCGCGAAGTACGCCGCACTGGACCGGCCCGCCTACACCCGCATGGAGCTCTACCGCCGTGCCGTCGAGGACGGCGTCCTCGCCCCGCTGGCCTCCCCCGCCCCGGGTCTTCGTGACCTGCGGGACTGA
- a CDS encoding sensor histidine kinase, whose product MTRRGVHRLLALVLALGLVSVAPTVVTNLLAGRSQFPVAWSASICAGYLVILAALLTQAVRRGSCQVPAWGLVVLGDLALAGYPLLATRADDDVPWVLALSALTVGAGAVAAPSLRGTLGLTSLHLALRGLLQVSGVWFVAPDVGVLEAVGLLVVAIAVSVAVQAVHDAAHQVESARTTADRAAAAAAAARAVELENSHWDGIVHDDVLASLSLTAHARDDVADRVRTAAAAERALASIDAGSTGLRDPAPVGLGETVSRLQDTVLALHPQAVLSTPPVPVGRLAPEALEALVAATAEAVRNAVRHGSSAGAAPTVRVRLRADVARGRFSVEVRDDGVGFDTRRATPRLGLAVSVRRRADVVGGRALVRSVPGVGTVVLLGVPLLDVTAEVVG is encoded by the coding sequence GTGACGCGCCGCGGCGTCCACCGGCTCCTGGCGCTCGTCCTGGCCCTGGGTCTGGTCTCGGTCGCACCGACCGTCGTGACGAACCTGCTCGCCGGGCGGTCGCAGTTCCCCGTCGCCTGGTCCGCCTCGATCTGCGCCGGTTACCTGGTGATCCTGGCGGCGCTGCTGACCCAGGCCGTCCGACGGGGCTCCTGCCAGGTCCCCGCGTGGGGTCTGGTCGTCCTCGGTGACCTGGCCCTGGCGGGCTACCCGCTGCTGGCGACCCGCGCCGACGACGACGTCCCGTGGGTGCTGGCGCTCTCCGCGCTGACCGTGGGCGCCGGGGCGGTGGCCGCGCCGTCGCTGAGGGGGACGCTGGGGCTGACGTCCCTGCACCTCGCCCTGCGGGGGCTGCTGCAGGTCAGCGGCGTCTGGTTCGTCGCCCCCGACGTAGGCGTCCTCGAGGCCGTCGGACTGCTCGTCGTCGCGATCGCCGTGTCCGTCGCCGTCCAGGCCGTGCACGACGCCGCCCACCAGGTCGAGTCGGCCCGCACCACCGCCGATCGCGCCGCGGCCGCCGCGGCCGCGGCCCGCGCGGTGGAGCTGGAGAACTCCCACTGGGACGGCATCGTGCACGACGACGTGCTCGCCTCGCTGTCGCTGACCGCGCACGCCCGTGACGACGTCGCCGACCGGGTGCGCACCGCGGCCGCCGCGGAGCGGGCGCTCGCGAGCATCGACGCGGGGTCCACCGGTCTGCGCGACCCGGCACCGGTCGGGCTGGGAGAGACGGTGTCGCGCCTGCAGGACACCGTCCTCGCGCTGCACCCGCAGGCGGTGCTGAGCACGCCGCCGGTCCCCGTCGGCCGCCTCGCCCCGGAGGCCCTCGAGGCCCTCGTCGCGGCGACGGCGGAGGCCGTGCGCAACGCGGTGCGGCACGGGTCGTCGGCGGGGGCTGCGCCCACCGTCCGGGTCCGGCTCCGCGCGGACGTGGCGCGGGGCCGCTTCAGCGTCGAGGTGCGCGACGACGGGGTCGGGTTCGACACCCGTCGCGCCACCCCCCGCCTCGGGCTCGCGGTCTCGGTGCGTCGGCGTGCCGACGTCGTCGGCGGCCGGGCGCTGGTGCGCTCGGTCCCGGGGGTCGGCACCGTCGTCCTGCTCGGCGTCCCGTTGCTGGACGTCACCGCCGAGGTCGTGGGGTGA
- a CDS encoding dihydrodipicolinate synthase family protein, with amino-acid sequence MPRRGSDGSVELVEHAVHEPVAWEVPSGPARSRTVFAAAHVVPRAGAENVPGAVADLDWDATLAFRRRLFSLGLGVAEAMDTAQRGMGLDFAATTELVRRSAAEAAAVGGSIAAGVGTDQLAPGPHGLDVVRAAYEEQLAIVEDTGAQPILMASRHLAASAQGPEEYLTLYSGLLSQVRRPAVLHWLGEVFDPALAGYWGSRDVAAATDTFVELVRANAAHVDGVKVSLLDADHEKALRARLPEGVRLYTGDDFNYPDLIQGDGRFHSDALLGIFAGIANVAAAALVRLDAGDVTGFRAALDPTVPLARHVFGAPTPYYKAGIAFLNWLDGRQPGYAMVGGLHSARSAVHQAETFRLADEAGVLGDPDLAARRLRDYLAVHGFPV; translated from the coding sequence CTGCCCCGTCGGGGTAGCGACGGCTCCGTGGAACTCGTCGAGCACGCCGTGCACGAACCCGTCGCGTGGGAGGTCCCGTCCGGGCCGGCCCGGTCCCGGACGGTCTTCGCCGCGGCCCACGTCGTCCCCCGCGCCGGGGCCGAGAACGTCCCCGGCGCGGTCGCCGACCTCGACTGGGACGCGACGCTGGCGTTCCGGCGCCGGCTGTTCTCCCTCGGTCTCGGGGTGGCCGAGGCGATGGACACCGCGCAACGCGGGATGGGCCTCGACTTCGCCGCGACGACGGAACTCGTGCGCCGCAGCGCCGCCGAGGCCGCGGCCGTCGGCGGCTCCATCGCCGCGGGGGTGGGTACCGACCAGCTCGCCCCCGGCCCGCACGGCCTCGACGTCGTCCGCGCCGCCTACGAGGAACAGCTCGCGATCGTCGAGGACACCGGCGCCCAGCCCATCCTCATGGCGAGCCGGCACCTCGCCGCGAGCGCCCAGGGCCCGGAGGAGTACCTCACGCTGTACTCCGGCCTGCTGTCCCAGGTCCGCCGGCCCGCCGTGCTGCACTGGCTGGGGGAGGTGTTCGACCCCGCGCTCGCCGGGTACTGGGGTTCGCGCGACGTCGCCGCGGCGACCGACACCTTCGTCGAGCTGGTGCGGGCCAACGCCGCCCACGTCGACGGGGTCAAGGTGTCGCTGCTCGACGCGGACCACGAGAAGGCGTTGCGCGCCCGGCTGCCCGAGGGGGTCCGGCTCTACACCGGCGACGACTTCAACTACCCCGACCTCATCCAGGGCGACGGGCGGTTCCACTCCGACGCCCTGCTCGGCATCTTCGCGGGCATCGCGAACGTCGCCGCCGCGGCGCTGGTCCGCCTCGACGCCGGTGACGTCACCGGGTTCCGGGCGGCCCTCGACCCGACGGTCCCGTTGGCGCGGCACGTGTTCGGGGCGCCCACGCCCTACTACAAGGCCGGGATCGCCTTCCTGAACTGGCTGGACGGTCGCCAGCCCGGCTACGCGATGGTCGGGGGTCTGCACTCCGCCCGCAGCGCCGTGCACCAGGCCGAGACGTTCCGCCTCGCCGACGAGGCCGGCGTCCTCGGCGACCCCGACCTCGCCGCGCGTCGACTGCGCGACTACCTCGCCGTCCACGGCTTCCCCGTCTGA
- a CDS encoding Gfo/Idh/MocA family protein, which produces MVHRLGVVMNGVTGRMGYRQHLLRSVLAIREQGGVELPDGSRVQLEPLLVGRSEDKLREIAERHDLQHWTTDLDAALADDDYPLYFDAQVTSARERSILQAIAAGRHVYTEKPTAESVEGALELARAAARAGVKNGVVHDKIFLPGLRKLKRLVDSGFFGEILSVRGEFGYWVFEGDWQPAQRPSWNYRAEDGGGIVADMFCHWNYVLEQTIAPVEAVTAKAVTHVPVRYDEKGEAYKATADDAAYAIFELEGGIIAQLNSSWAVRVDRDELVEFQVDGTLGSAVAGLFSCRVQPRSVTPKAVWNPDLPEQHRYRDDWAVVPDNEPVDNGFKVQWEQFVRHVVADTPHPYDFLSGARGVRLAQAGLESSAQGRRMEITELSL; this is translated from the coding sequence ATGGTGCACCGCCTCGGTGTGGTCATGAACGGCGTCACGGGCCGGATGGGGTACCGCCAGCACCTGCTGCGGTCCGTCCTGGCCATCCGCGAACAGGGTGGGGTCGAACTCCCCGACGGTTCCCGGGTCCAGCTGGAACCCCTCCTGGTGGGACGTTCCGAGGACAAGCTCCGCGAGATCGCCGAACGCCACGACCTGCAGCACTGGACGACCGACCTCGACGCGGCGCTCGCCGACGACGACTACCCGCTCTACTTCGACGCGCAGGTGACCTCCGCGCGCGAACGCTCGATCCTGCAGGCGATCGCCGCGGGCCGCCACGTCTACACCGAGAAGCCCACCGCGGAGAGCGTCGAGGGAGCCCTCGAACTCGCCCGCGCCGCCGCCCGCGCGGGGGTCAAGAACGGCGTCGTCCACGACAAGATCTTCCTCCCCGGGCTGCGGAAGCTGAAGCGCCTCGTCGACTCCGGGTTCTTCGGCGAGATCCTCTCCGTCCGCGGGGAGTTCGGCTACTGGGTGTTCGAGGGCGACTGGCAGCCCGCGCAGCGCCCCAGCTGGAACTACCGCGCGGAAGACGGCGGCGGGATCGTGGCCGACATGTTCTGCCACTGGAACTACGTGCTGGAGCAGACCATCGCCCCCGTCGAGGCCGTGACGGCGAAGGCCGTCACCCACGTGCCGGTCCGCTACGACGAGAAGGGCGAGGCGTACAAGGCCACGGCCGACGACGCCGCGTACGCCATCTTCGAGCTCGAGGGCGGGATCATCGCCCAGCTCAACTCCTCGTGGGCGGTCCGCGTGGACCGCGACGAACTCGTCGAGTTCCAGGTCGACGGGACCCTCGGCAGCGCGGTGGCCGGGTTGTTCTCCTGCCGGGTCCAGCCGCGTTCGGTGACCCCGAAGGCCGTCTGGAACCCCGACCTGCCCGAGCAGCACCGCTACCGCGACGACTGGGCCGTCGTGCCCGACAACGAACCCGTGGACAACGGGTTCAAGGTCCAGTGGGAGCAGTTCGTCCGCCACGTCGTCGCCGACACCCCCCACCCCTACGACTTCCTCTCCGGCGCACGGGGTGTGCGCCTCGCGCAGGCCGGACTGGAGTCCTCGGCGCAGGGACGGCGCATGGAGATCACGGAGCTGTCGCTGTGA
- a CDS encoding sugar phosphate isomerase/epimerase family protein, translated as MLVPGLCSITYRQLDVDGVLELAAAAGLSCVEWGGDVHVPVGDVATAADVARRTADAGLTVASYGSYHRAGVHDDADAVIATATALGAPRIRVWAGDQGSAEASPVDRLRVVASLAETVRRAHDAGVEIGTESHGGTLTDTTDSTRRLLAEVDELVGARTLTTYWQPSVDAGEDAAIAELAALVDRVSTVHAFSWWPGTTRLPLRSRHSLWHRAFELVRAAGGDHDVLLEFVPGDDPDLLAGEAATLRGWLNP; from the coding sequence GTGCTGGTTCCCGGGTTGTGCTCGATCACGTACCGACAGCTCGACGTCGACGGCGTCCTGGAGCTCGCCGCGGCGGCCGGGCTGTCCTGCGTGGAGTGGGGCGGTGACGTCCACGTGCCCGTCGGCGACGTCGCCACCGCGGCCGACGTGGCGCGGCGCACGGCCGACGCCGGCCTGACCGTCGCCTCCTACGGCTCCTACCACCGGGCGGGCGTCCACGACGACGCCGACGCCGTCATCGCGACGGCGACCGCCCTCGGCGCGCCCCGGATCCGGGTCTGGGCCGGCGACCAGGGGTCGGCCGAGGCCAGCCCGGTGGACCGGCTGCGGGTCGTCGCCTCGCTGGCCGAGACCGTCCGGCGCGCCCACGACGCGGGCGTCGAGATCGGCACGGAGTCCCACGGCGGCACCCTCACCGACACCACCGACTCGACCCGGCGCCTGCTCGCCGAGGTCGACGAACTCGTCGGCGCCCGCACCCTCACGACGTACTGGCAGCCGAGCGTCGACGCGGGCGAGGACGCGGCCATCGCCGAGCTCGCGGCGCTGGTGGACCGGGTCAGCACCGTGCACGCGTTCTCCTGGTGGCCGGGCACGACCCGGCTCCCCCTGCGGTCCCGGCACTCGCTGTGGCACCGGGCGTTCGAGCTGGTGCGGGCGGCGGGCGGCGACCACGACGTGCTCCTGGAGTTCGTCCCGGGCGACGACCCCGACCTGCTCGCGGGCGAGGCGGCGACGTTGCGGGGGTGGTTGAACCCGTGA
- a CDS encoding ABC transporter ATP-binding protein, with translation METGPSAAGSDDVVSLTDVSRTVRLPDGKDLHILTGVNLHIARGEHIAVVGRSGSGKSTLLNIVGLLDAPTGGQYLLDGKPVSGLSGRRTAKLRGATFGFVFQQFNLLPGRTATENVANPLMYGTGRDFLRRKKTARAMLERVGLGHRLDTMPEKLSGGEQQRVALARSLVRRPRVLLADEPTGALDVDTGSAVMDVLEELVRDDGTTLVTITHDLSVASRADRQFRLDHGVLTEITADTLASATAHRETM, from the coding sequence ATGGAGACCGGCCCCTCCGCGGCGGGATCGGACGACGTGGTGAGCCTCACCGACGTCAGTCGCACCGTCCGCCTGCCCGACGGGAAGGACCTGCACATCCTCACCGGGGTGAACCTGCACATCGCGCGCGGCGAGCACATCGCCGTCGTGGGGCGCTCCGGGTCGGGGAAGTCCACGCTGCTCAACATCGTCGGCCTGCTCGACGCGCCCACCGGCGGTCAGTACCTGCTCGACGGGAAACCCGTCTCGGGGTTGTCCGGCCGGCGCACCGCGAAGCTGCGGGGAGCGACGTTCGGGTTCGTCTTCCAGCAGTTCAACCTGCTGCCCGGCCGCACCGCGACCGAGAACGTCGCCAACCCGCTGATGTACGGCACCGGTCGGGACTTCCTGCGGCGCAAGAAGACCGCGCGCGCCATGCTGGAACGCGTCGGCCTCGGCCACCGCCTCGACACCATGCCGGAGAAGCTGTCCGGCGGTGAGCAGCAGCGGGTCGCGCTGGCCCGCAGCCTGGTCCGCCGTCCCCGCGTGCTGCTGGCCGACGAACCCACCGGCGCGCTCGACGTCGACACGGGCTCGGCGGTGATGGACGTGCTCGAGGAACTCGTGCGCGACGACGGCACGACGCTGGTCACCATCACCCACGACCTGTCCGTCGCCTCGCGCGCCGACCGGCAGTTCCGTCTCGACCACGGCGTCCTCACCGAGATCACGGCGGACACCCTGGCGAGTGCGACGGCCCACCGGGAGACGATGTGA